CATCTCCACCGCATCGCTCTCCGACATCCTGAGGTCGGCCTTCAACGGGCAACTGGTTCTGGAGTGAACAGTTAAAAGAACCTCATGCTCTTTTTCGACAACCTGCCCAATTGTATGGGGGAACAAACGACATTCCACCGGGCGTGTATCATAGACCGTGCACTGTTCTTCCCAATTTGGACATGGCTTTTCATCCAGAGCGCTGATCTCGTAAATCTTGCCCGTCTTCAGGACGGAGATACGATCTGCGTGGTGTTGGAAGTGAGTTTGGAATTCGGCCTCTGAAACCTTTAATCCTGTGAGCCGATTGCAACAATCCTGCCCGATATTACAGGCTAGACAGGGGTTCTGAGAAACAGACATAAGCACCACCTCAAATATAACTTCCGCAGAAGCGTGTGGAATAATTTTATCAACATTCAAAGTATAATAAGCATTTATACTTGTTTTAATAAAATTTTACCAGCTACTCTATGCTCGTGAGGATAAGTGCATCTGTCGTGGAAACCTGTCCGACACGATGATTATTGAGATTGACTCATTTTCACTTAGGCCCCTCATTCTTTAGTTTGATCACTAACACTTGGGTAAATGTCAGTTTCTGTTGATCAGATAGTGCTTTACTCTACTGGGAATTGAACGGGGTCTCTTTT
This region of Pseudovibrio sp. Tun.PSC04-5.I4 genomic DNA includes:
- a CDS encoding YkgJ family cysteine cluster protein, giving the protein MSVSQNPCLACNIGQDCCNRLTGLKVSEAEFQTHFQHHADRISVLKTGKIYEISALDEKPCPNWEEQCTVYDTRPVECRLFPHTIGQVVEKEHEVLLTVHSRTSCPLKADLRMSESDAVEMTREFGVNSYGSNTAIRVKRETGIAFLQALAHRAVKKLSN